From the genome of Acinetobacter lwoffii, one region includes:
- a CDS encoding copper resistance system multicopper oxidase, giving the protein MSHKISSYLLAGICFASSPLVFAEVREYQLVIDEAVVSPTGKPVKRITVNGQFPAPLLEFEEGDEAIIRVKNNLKNQDSSIHWHGLLLPGIMDGVPGFNGFNGIKPQSEYVYKFKIRQSGTYWYHAHSKGQEQDGLYGSFVIYPKGKTPLAAHEKAERDYVVMLSDFHEKTSDQIQKDLKISAEYYQNQRETLGDVWKQVKRDGIKATWSDRKMWNQMRMLKTDMSDVTGYTFLINGKTPEQNWTGMFKPNEKIRLRFVNASAMSFYDVRIPNLKMTVVSADGQPVKPVAVDEFRIGTAETYDVIVEPKGGHYQIEAESIDRAGYAIGTLHNELNPMTHGIHMPAPRPRSLLTMEDMGHGGGDHAGMDHSKMNHGNMQGMDHSKMDHSKMNHGDMQGMDHSKMDHSQHGTAKPQENDQVVYGWANASTPAGNKALQYSDLKSLEPQKDTREASSELVVRLGGTMERYIWTINGKKFSDAEPLKVKYGERIRIKFINDSMMAHPMHLHGMFMQLENGQESVDMPNKHTLIVPPGKTVTALLTADELGEWAIHCHLLYHMSAGMMNKLIVANVSDEQVSTTPIQGTNSTQTHQVTEQKGAGHAHH; this is encoded by the coding sequence ATGTCTCATAAAATTAGTTCGTACCTATTAGCAGGTATTTGTTTTGCATCGTCGCCTTTGGTTTTTGCCGAAGTGCGTGAATATCAGCTTGTTATTGATGAAGCAGTGGTCAGCCCAACTGGAAAGCCTGTAAAGCGCATTACCGTAAATGGTCAATTTCCTGCGCCTTTGCTTGAGTTTGAAGAGGGTGATGAAGCCATCATTCGCGTGAAAAATAATTTAAAAAACCAAGATTCTTCTATTCATTGGCACGGACTGTTGTTGCCGGGCATTATGGATGGTGTACCGGGATTTAATGGTTTTAACGGTATTAAGCCTCAAAGCGAGTATGTTTATAAATTCAAGATTCGCCAAAGCGGGACTTATTGGTATCACGCTCATTCTAAAGGACAGGAACAGGACGGCTTATATGGTTCTTTTGTGATTTATCCAAAAGGTAAAACACCATTGGCAGCACATGAAAAAGCTGAACGTGACTATGTGGTGATGTTGTCAGATTTTCATGAAAAAACCAGTGATCAAATTCAGAAAGATCTTAAAATTTCAGCTGAATATTATCAAAATCAGCGTGAAACCTTGGGTGATGTTTGGAAGCAGGTTAAACGTGATGGCATAAAAGCGACATGGTCTGACCGCAAAATGTGGAATCAGATGCGTATGCTAAAAACCGACATGTCGGATGTTACAGGTTATACCTTCCTCATTAATGGCAAAACACCTGAACAAAATTGGACAGGAATGTTTAAACCGAATGAAAAAATTCGCCTACGTTTTGTGAATGCATCTGCGATGTCTTTCTACGATGTCCGTATTCCTAACTTGAAAATGACTGTGGTCAGTGCTGATGGTCAGCCTGTAAAACCTGTTGCTGTGGATGAGTTTCGTATTGGCACAGCTGAAACTTATGATGTGATTGTGGAGCCAAAAGGCGGACATTATCAAATTGAAGCTGAGTCAATTGACCGTGCAGGCTATGCGATTGGTACACTGCACAATGAATTAAATCCTATGACACATGGCATTCATATGCCTGCACCACGTCCACGCTCACTTTTGACCATGGAAGATATGGGACATGGTGGCGGTGATCATGCAGGAATGGATCATTCGAAAATGAACCACGGCAATATGCAAGGCATGGATCACTCGAAAATGGATCATTCAAAAATGAACCATGGCGATATGCAAGGCATGGATCACTCGAAAATGGATCATTCACAGCATGGCACAGCAAAACCACAAGAAAATGATCAAGTGGTTTATGGTTGGGCAAATGCATCTACACCTGCGGGCAATAAAGCCTTGCAATATAGTGATTTAAAATCTTTAGAACCGCAAAAAGATACTCGTGAAGCTAGCAGTGAATTAGTAGTGCGTTTGGGCGGTACTATGGAGCGTTATATTTGGACGATTAACGGTAAAAAATTCAGCGATGCTGAGCCATTAAAAGTGAAGTATGGCGAGCGTATCCGTATCAAATTTATTAATGACAGTATGATGGCGCACCCCATGCATTTACATGGCATGTTTATGCAGTTGGAGAATGGTCAAGAGTCGGTAGATATGCCGAATAAACACACATTGATTGTACCACCGGGTAAAACAGTGACTGCTTTATTAACTGCGGATGAGTTGGGCGAATGGGCAATCCATTGTCATTTGTTGTATCACATGAGTGCAGGAATGATGAACAAGTTGATCGTGGCAAATGTTAGCGATGAACAAGTGTCTACAACGCCAATTCAAGGTACAAATTCGACTCAAACTCACCAAGTAACTGAGCAAAAAGGAGCTGGACATGCACATCACTAA
- a CDS encoding cation diffusion facilitator family transporter, with translation MSEHHDHSHAVVTEENSKKLMVALGLTTTFLIVEVVAAFITQSLALLSDAAHMFTDVAALAIALAAIKIGKKAADDKRTFGYQRFEILAALFNAVMLFVVAIYIVYEAYQRFTNPAEIQSVEMMIVAVIGLVVNLISMKILSASAEGSLNIKGAYLEVLSDALGSIGVIIGGIVIYFTQWMWVDTVIAVLIGFWVLPRTWILLKQSINILLEGVPDEIDIESLRNDLLKLEGVEGIHQLKVWAISSKNIHLTAHLVAPNSNPDQLYQKALEVLKHNHNITEITLQIESKECNTLEQHKH, from the coding sequence ATGTCAGAACATCATGATCATAGCCATGCGGTTGTTACTGAAGAAAATAGTAAGAAGTTAATGGTTGCCTTAGGTTTAACGACTACTTTTTTAATAGTAGAAGTTGTCGCTGCTTTTATTACCCAAAGTTTGGCTTTGTTATCTGATGCAGCTCATATGTTTACTGATGTAGCCGCTTTAGCTATTGCTCTTGCCGCTATCAAAATTGGTAAAAAAGCCGCAGATGATAAAAGAACTTTTGGCTATCAGCGATTTGAAATTTTAGCGGCTCTGTTTAATGCGGTGATGCTTTTTGTGGTAGCAATATATATTGTATATGAAGCTTATCAACGTTTTACGAACCCTGCTGAAATTCAAAGTGTTGAAATGATGATTGTCGCGGTCATTGGTTTGGTCGTAAATTTGATTTCAATGAAAATCCTTTCTGCTAGTGCTGAAGGAAGTCTAAATATAAAAGGTGCATATTTAGAAGTTCTTAGTGATGCTCTAGGATCGATAGGCGTGATTATCGGAGGAATAGTTATTTATTTTACCCAGTGGATGTGGGTTGATACCGTAATCGCTGTGTTAATTGGCTTCTGGGTCTTACCTCGAACTTGGATTTTATTAAAACAAAGTATTAATATTCTGCTTGAAGGAGTTCCTGATGAGATTGATATTGAGTCGTTAAGAAATGATTTATTGAAGCTAGAGGGCGTTGAAGGGATTCATCAGTTGAAAGTCTGGGCTATATCCTCAAAAAATATTCATTTAACTGCTCATTTGGTTGCTCCGAATAGCAATCCAGATCAGCTCTATCAAAAGGCCTTAGAAGTTCTAAAACATAATCATAATATTACTGAAATTACGTTACAAATAGAAAGTAAGGAATGTAATACATTGGAACAGCATAAACATTAA
- a CDS encoding efflux RND transporter permease subunit, with amino-acid sequence MSTETPQIPDHESVKPEGLFDRLIQFSIHNAIWVMLFIAAWIAIGIYSYQKLPIDAVPDITNTQVQINTSANGFTALEMEQRITYPIENAMSGMPKMEQTRSISRYGLSQVTIIFEDGTDIYWARQLINQRLQEAMGEMPEDVQPNMSPISTGLGEIYQWVIKAEPNAKKPDGTAYSAMDLREIQDWIVRPQLQRVKGVAEINSIGGFNKTYVVAPDLNRLQQLQIPLSDLQTALTENNENRGAGYIEKNGQQLTVRVPGTLNTIEDIQNISIANKNGYPIRVADVANVSIGHDLRTGAATYNGEETVLGIAMMMMGENSRTVAQAIDEKVQSIQQSLPKGVVIETVYDRTHLVDRAIKTVQKNLIEGAILVIVILFLFLGNFRAALITACVIPLSMLFTLTGMAEQKISANLMSLGALDFGIIIDGAVVIVENCIRRLAEAQKLKGGLLSRSERFKEVFLAAKQARRPLIFGQLIILVVYLPIFTLTGVEAKLFHPMAMTVVLALIGAMILSVTFVPAAVALFVTGEVKETESRWMHWLKTKYELLLDKAYELRLFVTIVAACILVLTGVLATQTGSEFAPQLGEGDFAVQQMRSPSTGLEQSLRMQENTEKLLLKEFPEIKAIFARTGTAEVATDVMPPNISDGVVLLKPHDEWPDPKQTIDELRQRMITFLATLPGNNSEFSQPIELRFNELISGVRSDVGVKLFGDDMEILNREANKISQKINSISGATAVNVEQTSGLPLLNVEVDKSRAAQYGLSVRAIQDLVATSVGGQNVGTILQGDKRFDFVIRLDESQRSPEQLAVLPIQLPNGGLVQLQDVARVENILGINQVSRENGKRRVVITANVEGRDLGSFVTELQSTLSKQELPSGYWIDYGGQFQNLMSAKARMQLVVPLALLTIFILLMAVFHNIKESLLVFSGVPFALCGGLIALWLRDIPLSMSAGVGFIALSGVAVLNGLVMLTFIKELRQQYDLYYATWQGAILRLRPVLMTACVASLGFVPMALATGTGAEVQRPLATVVIGGIISSTLLTLVLLPVLYRWMNEKKVS; translated from the coding sequence ATGAGCACTGAAACTCCTCAAATTCCAGACCACGAATCGGTAAAACCTGAAGGACTGTTTGATCGACTGATCCAGTTTTCTATCCATAACGCAATCTGGGTCATGCTGTTTATTGCGGCTTGGATTGCTATTGGTATTTATAGTTATCAAAAGTTACCGATTGATGCTGTACCAGATATTACCAATACTCAGGTGCAGATTAACACTTCAGCCAATGGTTTTACGGCTTTAGAAATGGAACAGCGGATTACATATCCAATCGAGAATGCCATGTCAGGCATGCCGAAAATGGAACAAACCCGTTCTATTTCACGCTACGGCTTATCGCAAGTGACCATCATTTTTGAAGATGGCACGGATATTTACTGGGCCAGACAGCTTATCAACCAGCGCTTGCAAGAAGCAATGGGAGAAATGCCTGAAGATGTGCAACCTAACATGTCACCTATTTCGACAGGTTTAGGTGAAATCTATCAATGGGTGATTAAAGCCGAACCAAATGCTAAAAAACCGGATGGGACCGCTTATTCGGCTATGGATTTACGTGAAATTCAGGATTGGATTGTAAGGCCACAATTACAGCGCGTAAAAGGCGTTGCGGAGATCAACAGCATTGGTGGCTTTAATAAAACCTATGTGGTTGCCCCGGATCTGAACCGATTGCAACAATTGCAAATTCCTTTGTCTGATTTACAAACTGCCTTAACAGAGAATAATGAAAACCGTGGTGCTGGCTATATTGAGAAAAATGGACAACAGCTAACGGTTCGTGTTCCCGGCACTTTAAACACGATTGAAGATATCCAGAACATCAGTATTGCCAATAAAAACGGCTATCCGATTCGGGTGGCAGATGTCGCCAATGTCTCAATTGGTCATGACTTGAGAACAGGGGCTGCAACCTATAATGGTGAAGAAACTGTATTGGGTATTGCCATGATGATGATGGGAGAAAATAGCCGTACCGTTGCTCAAGCCATTGATGAAAAGGTGCAATCGATCCAGCAATCGCTACCTAAAGGTGTGGTGATTGAGACTGTGTATGACCGTACGCATTTGGTTGATCGGGCGATCAAAACCGTTCAGAAAAATTTGATTGAGGGTGCAATCCTCGTCATTGTTATTTTATTTCTCTTTCTAGGTAATTTCCGTGCTGCGCTGATCACGGCTTGCGTTATTCCACTGTCAATGCTGTTTACCTTGACGGGAATGGCAGAGCAGAAGATTAGTGCAAATCTGATGAGTTTAGGGGCACTGGACTTCGGTATTATTATTGATGGTGCAGTGGTTATTGTAGAAAACTGTATCCGTCGGCTAGCAGAAGCTCAGAAGCTGAAAGGTGGTTTACTTAGCCGTTCTGAAAGATTTAAAGAAGTCTTCTTGGCTGCAAAACAGGCGCGTCGTCCTCTGATTTTTGGACAGTTAATTATTTTGGTGGTTTATCTACCTATCTTTACCCTGACGGGTGTAGAAGCCAAACTTTTCCATCCTATGGCAATGACTGTTGTACTGGCTTTAATTGGGGCCATGATTTTATCTGTCACTTTTGTGCCAGCCGCAGTTGCCCTATTTGTCACTGGAGAAGTCAAGGAAACCGAAAGTCGCTGGATGCATTGGCTTAAAACCAAATATGAACTGCTTTTAGATAAAGCCTATGAGCTTCGTTTATTTGTGACTATTGTGGCTGCCTGTATTTTAGTGCTTACGGGCGTGCTAGCCACTCAAACAGGTAGCGAGTTTGCACCTCAACTGGGTGAAGGTGATTTTGCTGTTCAGCAAATGCGTTCCCCAAGTACAGGGTTAGAACAGTCACTGAGAATGCAGGAAAATACTGAAAAGTTACTGTTGAAAGAATTTCCTGAAATTAAAGCGATCTTTGCTCGTACCGGTACAGCAGAAGTGGCCACAGATGTTATGCCACCCAACATTTCAGATGGCGTGGTACTGTTAAAACCTCATGATGAATGGCCTGATCCAAAACAAACGATTGATGAGCTTCGCCAAAGAATGATTACTTTCTTAGCGACATTGCCGGGAAATAACAGTGAGTTCTCGCAACCCATTGAACTGCGCTTTAACGAGTTAATTTCAGGGGTGCGAAGTGATGTGGGTGTCAAATTATTTGGTGATGACATGGAGATTCTAAATCGCGAAGCGAATAAAATTTCTCAAAAAATTAACTCAATTTCAGGCGCGACAGCCGTTAATGTAGAACAGACCAGTGGCTTACCCTTGTTGAATGTAGAGGTGGATAAGTCCAGAGCTGCACAATATGGCTTGTCGGTAAGAGCAATTCAGGATCTGGTAGCTACAAGTGTCGGTGGCCAGAATGTTGGAACAATTTTACAGGGAGACAAGCGTTTTGATTTTGTCATCCGTCTAGATGAATCCCAGCGTAGTCCTGAACAGTTAGCGGTACTTCCTATTCAATTGCCGAATGGTGGTTTAGTCCAACTGCAAGATGTGGCACGCGTTGAAAATATCCTGGGTATTAATCAGGTCAGCCGTGAAAATGGTAAACGTCGAGTGGTTATTACTGCAAATGTAGAAGGACGTGATTTAGGCTCATTCGTAACAGAGCTTCAGAGCACGTTATCCAAACAAGAATTACCAAGCGGTTATTGGATAGATTATGGCGGTCAATTTCAAAATCTGATGTCTGCAAAAGCACGTATGCAATTGGTGGTTCCGCTCGCATTGTTGACGATCTTTATTTTATTGATGGCTGTATTCCATAATATCAAAGAAAGCTTACTGGTCTTTAGTGGTGTACCGTTTGCCTTATGTGGAGGCTTAATCGCGTTGTGGTTGCGTGACATTCCATTATCCATGTCAGCAGGGGTTGGCTTCATTGCACTATCGGGGGTGGCTGTACTGAATGGCTTAGTCATGCTTACCTTTATCAAAGAGTTGCGACAACAATATGACCTTTATTATGCAACGTGGCAGGGTGCAATTTTGCGTCTTAGACCTGTGCTGATGACCGCTTGTGTGGCGTCCCTTGGGTTTGTCCCGATGGCTTTGGCAACCGGAACTGGGGCAGAAGTACAGAGACCTTTAGCAACAGTGGTTATTGGAGGAATTATCTCCTCTACCCTGCTTACATTGGTTTTATTGCCCGTACTGTACCGCTGGATGAATGAAAAGAAAGTTTCTTAA
- a CDS encoding efflux RND transporter periplasmic adaptor subunit, translated as MFDLKNSLKKQSGKISQPLLISLVIGATVLLSIFLILTGKNKSETSDEHAEEESGEEHGGETEEHAEGVSLTAKQLVEQGIQLSAVDQGPVVKLSSYPAKLNVNTDQQAHVSPSFSGHVENVYVELGQKVQKGQPLAALLVPDLVDQQANLKIEQTNLELAKQDYDRERQLWSQGISAKQDYQRAYNSYKRAQIQVQAAQSRLSAFGAVNASNGRYILKAPISGVISKKDLVLGENVQLADQLFTIDRLDQLWLEFIVPNSEIMGLAPNQKIEFKSLQTEKVYQAVIQTLNTEADIQTGRLQVRAKVESNATELRPNLMVNVQLQQRSESTALRVLKSAVQNVDGKDVVFVATQHGQKVEFSPQPVKLGQSSGESQWIEVVSGLSQGQKYAAQGSFLLKSELEKGEASHEH; from the coding sequence ATGTTCGATCTTAAAAACAGCTTAAAAAAACAGAGCGGAAAAATCTCTCAACCTCTACTGATTAGTTTGGTTATCGGCGCTACCGTACTCCTCAGTATTTTTTTGATCTTAACTGGTAAGAATAAATCGGAAACATCAGATGAACATGCAGAGGAAGAAAGCGGAGAAGAACATGGCGGTGAAACCGAAGAGCATGCAGAAGGTGTGAGCCTGACTGCCAAGCAACTGGTGGAACAGGGCATACAATTATCAGCGGTCGATCAAGGCCCGGTGGTTAAATTAAGTTCTTATCCTGCCAAACTGAATGTGAATACTGACCAGCAAGCGCACGTCTCACCGAGTTTTAGTGGTCATGTAGAAAATGTCTATGTAGAACTCGGTCAAAAAGTTCAGAAAGGACAGCCTTTGGCTGCGTTGCTTGTTCCTGATCTAGTTGATCAGCAGGCCAATCTTAAAATTGAACAAACCAACCTTGAACTGGCGAAACAAGACTATGATCGTGAGCGTCAGCTTTGGTCACAGGGCATTTCAGCAAAACAGGACTATCAACGTGCTTATAACAGCTATAAACGGGCACAAATTCAGGTTCAAGCGGCCCAATCACGTTTAAGTGCATTTGGTGCAGTGAATGCCAGTAACGGACGCTATATTTTGAAAGCTCCCATTTCTGGCGTGATCAGTAAAAAGGATTTGGTTCTCGGGGAAAATGTTCAGTTAGCCGATCAACTCTTTACGATAGACCGGTTAGATCAACTCTGGCTTGAGTTTATTGTTCCAAATTCTGAAATTATGGGCTTAGCCCCGAATCAAAAGATCGAATTTAAATCCTTGCAAACAGAAAAGGTTTATCAAGCTGTTATTCAGACTTTAAATACTGAAGCGGATATTCAAACAGGTCGTCTTCAGGTGCGAGCAAAAGTTGAATCGAATGCAACCGAATTACGTCCAAACTTGATGGTGAACGTACAGTTGCAACAACGGAGTGAAAGTACCGCATTACGGGTACTTAAGTCCGCAGTTCAGAATGTCGATGGAAAAGATGTGGTTTTTGTCGCCACTCAGCATGGACAAAAAGTTGAATTCAGTCCGCAACCTGTGAAATTAGGGCAATCATCTGGGGAGAGCCAATGGATTGAAGTGGTGAGTGGGCTTAGTCAGGGACAAAAATATGCCGCTCAAGGCAGTTTTTTACTGAAATCCGAGCTGGAAAAAGGAGAGGCTTCACATGAGCACTGA
- a CDS encoding IS6-like element IS1006 family transposase, producing the protein MNPFHGRHFQGEIILWAVRWYCKYGISYRELQEMLAERGVNVDHTTIYRWVQRYAPEIEKRLRWYWRNPTDLSSWHIDETYVKVNGRWSYLYRAVDQRGDTIDFYLSSRRNTKSAYCFLGKILNNVKKWQIPQVINTDKAPTYGRALSRLKREGKCPPDLEHRQIKYKNNVIECDHGKLKRIIRATLGFKSMKTAYATIKGIEVMRALRKGQASSFYYGQPQGEVCLINRVFGL; encoded by the coding sequence ATGAATCCTTTCCATGGTCGGCATTTTCAGGGCGAAATCATTCTTTGGGCTGTGCGCTGGTATTGTAAATATGGCATTAGCTATCGTGAACTGCAGGAAATGCTGGCCGAACGGGGTGTGAATGTTGATCACACGACTATTTACCGTTGGGTTCAACGTTATGCTCCTGAAATAGAAAAACGTTTACGCTGGTATTGGCGTAATCCTACAGATCTGAGCTCGTGGCATATTGATGAAACCTATGTAAAAGTGAATGGACGATGGTCTTATCTGTATCGTGCAGTCGATCAACGTGGCGATACCATTGATTTTTATCTTTCTTCTAGACGTAATACCAAATCAGCATATTGTTTTCTTGGAAAAATTTTAAATAATGTGAAGAAGTGGCAAATTCCACAAGTGATCAACACGGATAAAGCACCCACATATGGACGTGCTTTATCACGGTTAAAACGGGAAGGTAAATGTCCACCAGACCTTGAGCACAGGCAGATTAAGTATAAAAATAACGTGATTGAATGTGATCATGGCAAGCTAAAGCGGATCATCAGGGCCACATTAGGATTCAAATCTATGAAGACGGCTTATGCCACAATTAAAGGTATTGAAGTCATGCGTGCACTACGTAAAGGACAAGCATCGTCATTTTATTATGGTCAGCCTCAGGGTGAAGTGTGTCTAATCAACAGGGTTTTCGGTCTCTAA
- a CDS encoding ISNCY family transposase yields MSDKELKRLSVLQEICDQRITQSQAAQLLHISERQIRRLLQKYKAQGPAALAHAGRGQTSNSKLPEELRLKCLNIVSDQLHGFGPTLAHEKLTTVHGFDLSVETLRSWMIAADLWIPRAKRLKRPYQPRYNRDCYGELIQIDGSHHDWFEGRAAKCCLLVFIDDATGKLQHLRFCESESTFDYMISTRLYVEQHGKPLAFYSDKHSVFRVNQSSKKDTKITQFGRVLSTLNIDIIFANSPQAKGRVERANRTLQDRLIKEMRLEAISSIADANAWLPCFIEQFNRKFAKMAFNPKDLHRTVTETAEELDDIFTWREPRRVTNSLTITYDKCVYILDNIQENQKLIGKYLEFLEYPDGTVAIMHEGRKINYSIFDKLSQLNQREIVENKRLSSVLLHIQQQHEELEQQNKRNRSQKMPSRRAQKTAIQQRNLNPVLDLEMSI; encoded by the coding sequence ATGTCGGATAAAGAACTTAAACGATTGTCGGTCTTGCAGGAAATCTGCGATCAACGCATAACTCAATCCCAGGCTGCTCAGCTACTTCATATCTCAGAACGTCAGATCAGACGCTTACTGCAGAAATACAAAGCTCAAGGTCCAGCTGCATTAGCCCATGCCGGTCGTGGCCAAACCAGCAATTCCAAACTTCCTGAAGAACTCAGACTCAAGTGCCTCAATATTGTTTCTGACCAACTCCATGGTTTCGGACCCACTTTAGCGCATGAAAAGCTCACCACCGTACATGGATTCGATCTTTCAGTAGAAACCCTGCGTTCTTGGATGATTGCAGCCGACTTGTGGATTCCTCGCGCCAAGCGCCTGAAACGCCCATATCAGCCTCGATATAACCGGGATTGCTATGGTGAACTGATCCAGATTGATGGCTCTCACCATGACTGGTTCGAAGGGCGTGCTGCTAAATGCTGTCTGCTGGTGTTTATTGATGATGCCACAGGCAAATTACAGCATTTACGCTTCTGTGAGTCAGAATCAACCTTTGACTATATGATTTCGACACGTTTGTATGTTGAACAGCACGGTAAGCCCTTAGCGTTTTACAGCGACAAACATTCAGTCTTTAGGGTAAATCAAAGCAGCAAGAAAGACACCAAGATTACCCAATTTGGGCGAGTACTCAGTACGCTCAATATCGATATCATCTTCGCCAATTCACCACAGGCCAAAGGACGTGTAGAACGAGCCAATAGAACGCTTCAGGATCGTCTGATTAAGGAGATGCGCTTAGAAGCTATCAGTTCGATTGCAGATGCCAATGCCTGGCTGCCCTGCTTTATTGAGCAATTTAATCGTAAATTTGCCAAGATGGCCTTTAATCCTAAGGATCTCCACCGGACTGTCACTGAAACAGCTGAAGAATTAGATGATATTTTTACTTGGCGTGAACCCCGCAGAGTCACCAATAGCCTGACCATTACTTATGATAAATGTGTATATATTCTGGATAATATCCAAGAAAATCAGAAGCTGATCGGTAAATATCTTGAGTTTCTAGAATATCCGGATGGTACTGTAGCGATCATGCATGAAGGACGGAAGATCAATTACAGCATCTTCGATAAATTAAGTCAGCTTAACCAGCGAGAGATTGTTGAGAATAAACGTTTAAGTTCTGTATTGCTGCATATTCAACAACAGCATGAAGAACTGGAACAGCAAAACAAACGTAATCGTTCTCAAAAGATGCCAAGCAGACGTGCACAGAAAACAGCAATTCAACAACGAAATCTGAATCCTGTGCTTGACTTGGAAATGTCCATATAG
- a CDS encoding copper resistance protein B has translation MRTINLFSKTVLASSLLMVSAVSLAHNGEDHSAPEKMTVATSSSQNQPMQMDRSQMNHSQMNQAQHQATSTVNHSHHVPDANAQQSSHYDHRSEHGAQIYAITTVDNKWLVNEDGTGDLKSEFETRIGTDENKVFIKIHADKEESHDAHYDAKLLYSRMISDFWDAQIGARYRSEKVELNDHRKDTEENVDAVIGLHGMAPYFFETDAYLYAGEDNYAGFSLETERDFLITQKLIIQPYLELDAIFSDDSKYAKKTGLSSATAGFETRYEISKKIMPYIDIAYEYSKGNDETSWQIESNSEKGWLYGAGVRFRF, from the coding sequence ATGCGCACCATTAATCTTTTTTCTAAAACTGTTTTAGCAAGCTCTTTGTTGATGGTCAGTGCAGTGAGTTTGGCACATAATGGTGAAGATCATAGTGCGCCTGAAAAAATGACAGTTGCTACATCTTCTAGTCAAAATCAGCCGATGCAAATGGATCGCTCTCAAATGAACCATAGCCAAATGAATCAGGCACAACATCAGGCAACATCTACGGTTAATCATTCACATCATGTACCAGATGCGAATGCTCAGCAGAGTTCGCATTATGATCATCGCTCAGAACACGGTGCGCAAATTTATGCGATTACGACAGTGGACAATAAGTGGCTTGTCAATGAAGATGGCACAGGTGATTTAAAGTCAGAGTTTGAAACCCGTATTGGCACAGATGAAAATAAGGTTTTTATTAAAATTCATGCCGATAAAGAAGAATCGCATGATGCACATTATGATGCCAAACTTTTATATAGCCGTATGATTTCAGACTTTTGGGATGCACAAATTGGTGCACGTTATCGTAGTGAAAAAGTTGAACTCAATGATCATCGCAAAGACACCGAAGAAAATGTTGATGCGGTGATTGGCTTACATGGTATGGCGCCATATTTCTTTGAAACTGATGCTTATCTCTATGCGGGAGAAGACAATTATGCGGGCTTTAGCCTAGAAACGGAACGTGATTTTCTGATTACGCAAAAGTTGATTATTCAACCTTATTTAGAGTTGGATGCTATCTTTAGTGATGACTCTAAATATGCGAAAAAAACTGGTTTAAGCAGTGCAACCGCAGGGTTTGAAACTCGCTATGAAATCAGTAAAAAGATCATGCCGTATATCGACATTGCCTATGAGTATTCAAAAGGTAATGATGAAACGTCGTGGCAAATAGAATCAAACTCTGAGAAAGGTTGGTTATATGGAGCTGGTGTTAGATTTAGATTTTAA